One genomic region from Sciurus carolinensis chromosome 2, mSciCar1.2, whole genome shotgun sequence encodes:
- the Cpxm1 gene encoding probable carboxypeptidase X1 codes for MWGLLLALAALAPAVGLGLGAPSASVLGPTSPATTEATGSTTAPRSSPAQPPRKANATSEQQVRIRVIKKKKVIVKKRKKLTRPSPPVTAKPLVTTSPSGTLNPPEKQEPGCPPLGLESLRVSDSQFEASSSQSFGLGPHRGRLNIQSGLEDGDLYDGAWCAEQQDTEPWFQVDAKNPIRFSGIVTQGRNSVWRYDWVTSYKVQFSNDSQTWWTSRNHSSGTDAVFRANSDPETPVLNLLPEPQVARFIRLLPQTWLHGGASCLRAEILACPVSDPNDLPPETQALGSSDPLDFRHHNYKAMRKLMKEVNEQCPNITRIYSIGKSYRGLKLYVMEMSDQPGEHELGEPEVRYVAGMHGNEALGRELLLLLMQFLCREFLRGDPRVTRLLTEMRIHLLPSMNPDGYETAYRRGSELVGWAEGRWNHQSIDLNHNFADLNTPLWDAEDDGLVPHVVPNHHVPLPTYYTLPNATVAPETRAVIEWMKRIPFVLSANLHGGELVVSYPFDMTRTPWAARELTPTPDDAVFRWLSTVYAGTNRVMQDTDRRPCHSQDFSLHGNIINGADWHTVPGSMNDFSYLHTNCFEVTVELSCDKFPHENELPQEWENNKDALLTYLEQVRMGIAGVVRDKDTGLGIADAVIAVEGINHDVTTAWGGDYWRLLTPGDYAVTASAEGYHSVTRTCRVTFEEGPVPCNFMLTKTPKQRLRELLAAGAKVPPDLRRRLERLRGQKD; via the exons ATGTGGGGACTCCTGCTCGCCTTGGCGGCCTTAGCGCCTGCTGTCGGCTTGGGTCTGGGGGCACCCAGCGCCTCGGTGCTGGGCCCGACGTCGCCCGCGACCACCGAGGCCACGGGCTCGACCACCGCTCCACGTAGCAGTCCTGCACAGCCGCCCCGGAAGGCTAACG CGACCTCAGAACAACAAGTTCGGATTAGAGTCATCAAGAAGAAAAAGGTCATTGTGAAGAAGCGAAAGAAACTAACTCGCCCTAGTCCTCCAGTGACTGCCAAGCCCTTGGTGACCACCAGTCCATCAGGGACTCTCAACCCCCCTGAGAAACAAGAGCCAG GCTGTCCACCTTTGGGCCTGGAGTCCCTGCGAGTTTCAGATAGCCAGTTTGAGGCATCCAGCAGCCAGTCCTTTGGTCTTGGACCACATCGAGGTCGGCTCAACATCCAG TCAGGTCTGGAGGATGGCGATCTCTATGATGGGGCCTGGTGTGCCGAGCAGCAGGATACTGAGCCGTGGTTTCAGGTGGATGCTAAGAACCCCATCCGCTTCTCAGGCATTGTCACACAGGGCAGGAACTCTGTCTGGAG GTATGACTGGGTGACATCATACAAGGTCCAGTTCAGCAATGACAGTCAGACCTGGTGGACAAGTCGGAATCACAGCAGTGGGACAGATGCT GTATTTCGTGCCAATTCGGACCCAGAAACTCCAGTGCTGAACCTCTTGCCAGAGCCTCAGGTGGCCCGTTTCATTCGCCTGCTGCCCCAGACCTGGCTCCATGGAGGCGCGTCTTGCCTCCGGGCAGAGATCCTGGCCTGCCCTGTCTCAG ATCCTAATGACCTACCCCCTGAGACCCAGGCACTGGGATCCTCTGACCCTCTGGATTTTCGGCATCACAATTATAAGGCCATGAGGAAG CTGATGAAGGAGGTGAATGAGCAGTGTCCCAACATCACCCGCATCTACAGCATCGGGAAGAGCTACCGGGGTCTGAAGCTGTATGTGATGGAAATGTCAGACCAGCCTGGGGAGCATGAACTGG GAGAACCCGAGGTGCGCTATGTGGCCGGCATGCATGGGAATGAGGCCCTGGGGCGGGAGCTGCTTCTGCTCCTGATGCAGTTCTTGTGCCGCGAATTCCTGCGAGGGGACCCACGGGTGACCCGGCTGCTCACTGAGATGCGCATTCACCTGTTGCCCTCCATGAATCCTGATGGCTATGAGACCGCCTACCGCCGG GGCTCAGAGCTGGTGGGCTGGGCAGAAGGTCGCTGGAACCACCAGAGCATTGACCTTAACCATAATTTTGCTGACCTCAACACACCACTGTGGGATGCTGAGGATGATGGACTGGTGCCCCACGTTGTCCCCAATCATCACGTGCCACTGCCTACTTATTACACTCTGCCCAATGCCACC GTGGCTCCTGAAACACGGGCAGTGATTGAGTGGATGAAGCGGATCCCCTTTGTGCTGAGTGCCAACCTCCATGGGGGTGAGCTGGTGGTGTCTTACCCATTCGACATGACTCGGACCCCGTGGGCTGCCCGTGAACTCACCCCCACGCCGGATGATGCTGTCTTTCGCTGGCTCAGCACTGTCTATGCTGGCACTAATCGGGTCATGCAGGACACAGATCGCCGACCCTGCCACAGCCAGGACTTCTCTTTGCATGGCAACATCATCAACGGGGCTGACTGGCACACAGTCCCTGGGA GCATGAATGACTTCAGCTACCTACATACCAACTGCTTTGAGGTCACTGTGGAGCTATCTTGTGACAAGTTTCCTCATGAGAATGAGCTACCCCAGGAATGGGAGAACAACAAAGACGCCCTCCTCACCTACCTGGAGCAG GTGCGAATGGGCATTGCAGGAGTTGTGCGGGATAAGGACACGGGACTTGGGATTGCCGATGCTGTCATTGCTGTGGAGGGGATTAACCATGACGTTACAACGG CTTGGGGCGGGGATTACTGGCGGCTGCTGACCCCAGGGGACTATGCCGTGACTGCCAGTGCTGAGGGTTACCATTCAGTGACACGGACCTGCCGGGTTACCTTTGAAGAGGGCCCTGTCCCCTGCAATTTCATGCTCACCAAGACTCCCAAACAAAGACTGAGAGAGCTGCTGGCAGCAGGGGCCAAGGTGCCCCCAGACCTTCGGAGGCGACTGGAGCGACTGAGGGGACAGAAGGATTAA